Proteins encoded together in one Yersinia mollaretii ATCC 43969 window:
- a CDS encoding sensor domain-containing diguanylate cyclase — MSQSQSDQRLKIADLNERVVHEILEVISDGIWDWNANSGFVYRNSGWYEMLGYPIHAFENTVHTWEKIIHPDDFDRVMFQFDAYINNQSEKYQIEYRCLAHDGGYLWIEDRGKVIERNSDGTVSRMIGAHRNIHDRKHRLEKLELKTKTLEALVEERTAELRETNYQLQQQLDIKKSLSETDVLTSAANRYLLEKVLKHEYNRAKRFCQPLSLLSLDLDNFKFINDKYGHSVGDLTLTHIVDVIRNNIREIDILGRWGGDEFMIVLPNTQLIEAKSIAEKIRQLIETMPVDGNIHVTMSLGVVELAQNEAQEQLLIRADKMLYNAKAAGKNVIRG, encoded by the coding sequence ATGAGCCAGAGTCAAAGTGATCAGAGGCTAAAGATTGCCGATTTAAACGAGCGCGTTGTTCATGAAATACTGGAAGTAATAAGTGATGGTATCTGGGATTGGAATGCAAACAGCGGATTTGTTTACCGTAATTCTGGCTGGTATGAAATGCTGGGATATCCAATCCATGCATTTGAAAATACAGTGCATACGTGGGAAAAAATTATCCATCCAGATGATTTTGATCGAGTCATGTTTCAGTTCGACGCCTATATTAATAATCAGTCCGAAAAATACCAGATAGAATATCGATGCTTGGCCCATGATGGCGGCTATCTCTGGATTGAGGATCGCGGCAAAGTAATTGAACGTAACAGTGATGGTACTGTATCCAGAATGATAGGCGCTCACCGCAATATTCATGATAGAAAACATCGCCTTGAAAAATTAGAGCTAAAGACTAAAACGTTGGAAGCATTAGTTGAGGAGCGGACGGCAGAGTTACGTGAAACCAATTATCAACTACAGCAGCAATTAGATATCAAAAAAAGTCTATCAGAAACCGATGTATTAACCTCAGCCGCTAATCGCTATTTACTTGAAAAAGTACTGAAGCATGAATATAACCGTGCTAAGCGTTTTTGCCAGCCACTGTCATTACTTTCGCTGGATTTAGATAATTTCAAATTTATTAATGACAAATACGGCCATTCTGTCGGTGACTTAACCTTGACACATATTGTTGATGTGATTAGGAATAATATTAGAGAAATAGACATTTTGGGGCGCTGGGGAGGCGATGAATTTATGATTGTCTTACCGAACACGCAGTTAATCGAGGCTAAAAGTATTGCTGAGAAAATCAGGCAGCTCATTGAGACTATGCCGGTAGATGGCAATATTCATGTGACAATGAGTTTAGGCGTGGTTGAATTGGCACAAAACGAAGCTCAGGAACAACTATTAATCCGTGCGGATAAAATGCTTTATAACGCCAAGGCTGCGGGGAAAAATGTCATTAGAGGCTGA
- the flk gene encoding flagella biosynthesis regulator Flk, translating into MQPLNGPSAPLASDRNVAPTKISPQGQVDDQALTPAQRTTLEKLIVRIMALSPIKSAEIWAALRHDLSLSSTSDLLARHFQPAEQLLQTRLSQVQENHANHQLRQQLTELLPQGNNRQAVSDFIRQNFGHTVLSQLSHSELQQVLVLLQSGTLNIPQPQLTTITDRPLLPAEQQNIQSLVAKLSAATGEQPAKIWQALFDMVGVKSSDPLPARHFQILSQFLQTKVLLSQQTAPTLVNLQTALKQPVNAQEQQLLTDYSQNRFQASPTTPLTQAQLNDIINVLFAARLDRANAAQHLAEDQKILQPIINPMIIALPQSLQNVLQKPSLVIVTVVIVIALLLAIFL; encoded by the coding sequence ATGCAACCTTTGAACGGCCCAAGTGCACCCCTTGCCAGTGATCGTAATGTCGCACCGACTAAGATCTCCCCTCAGGGCCAAGTGGACGATCAGGCACTGACTCCTGCTCAACGCACGACGCTGGAAAAACTGATTGTGCGGATTATGGCCCTCAGCCCGATTAAATCAGCCGAGATCTGGGCCGCTCTGCGCCACGACTTGTCCCTTAGCAGCACCAGTGATTTGCTCGCTCGCCACTTCCAGCCTGCGGAACAACTGCTGCAAACTCGCTTGTCGCAAGTACAGGAAAATCACGCCAATCATCAGTTGCGCCAACAACTGACCGAATTACTGCCCCAAGGTAATAATCGACAGGCGGTGAGTGACTTTATTCGCCAGAATTTTGGTCACACGGTATTGAGCCAGTTGAGCCATTCAGAATTACAGCAAGTATTAGTGCTGCTGCAATCCGGCACGCTGAATATTCCGCAGCCCCAGTTGACCACAATAACTGATCGACCACTGTTACCGGCGGAACAGCAAAATATTCAATCACTGGTGGCAAAACTCAGTGCAGCCACCGGTGAACAACCCGCGAAAATATGGCAAGCGCTATTTGATATGGTAGGAGTGAAAAGCAGTGATCCGCTGCCAGCGCGTCACTTCCAGATACTCAGCCAGTTTTTGCAGACTAAAGTGCTGCTTAGTCAGCAAACAGCGCCGACGCTGGTTAACCTGCAAACGGCGTTAAAACAGCCCGTCAATGCGCAAGAACAGCAGTTATTGACTGATTATAGCCAGAATCGTTTTCAGGCTAGCCCCACGACGCCACTGACTCAAGCACAACTGAACGATATTATTAATGTACTGTTTGCCGCCCGATTAGACCGGGCCAATGCGGCACAGCATTTAGCCGAGGATCAAAAAATCCTACAGCCGATAATTAACCCGATGATTATCGCATTACCGCAATCATTGCAAAATGTGCTGCAAAAGCCGTCACTAGTGATTGTCACGGTCGTGATAGTGATCGCTTTATTACTGGCAATATTCCTTTAA
- the fabB gene encoding beta-ketoacyl-ACP synthase I — translation MKRAVITGMGIVSSIGNNQQEVLASLQEGRSGITFAQEFKDAGMRSHVWGAVKLASEPKDLIDRKVLRFMSDASIYAYLAMQEAIADSGLSDEQVSNFRSGLVVGSGGGSPRNQVAGSDAMRTPRGLKGVGPYMVTKAMASGVSACLATPFKIKGVNYSISSACATSAHCIGHALELIQLGKQDVVFAGGGEELCWEMSCEFDAMGALSTKYNDTPTKASRTYDKDRDGFVIAGGGGMVVVEELEHALARGAHIYAEIVGYGATSDGADMVAPSGEGAVRCMQMAMQGVDTPIDYMNVHGTSTPVGDVKELGAIREVFGDNTPAISSTKAMTGHSLGAAGVHEAIFSLLMVEHGFIAPSINIDNLDEQAAGMNIVTEPTQRELTTVMSNSFGFGGTNATLVMRKYQK, via the coding sequence ATGAAGCGTGCAGTCATTACTGGCATGGGTATTGTCTCCAGCATTGGTAATAACCAGCAGGAAGTTCTGGCATCTTTGCAGGAAGGCCGCTCTGGCATTACTTTTGCTCAGGAATTTAAAGACGCAGGCATGCGCAGCCATGTATGGGGTGCAGTAAAGCTTGCATCTGAGCCAAAAGATCTCATTGACCGCAAAGTATTGCGTTTTATGAGCGATGCCTCGATTTATGCGTATCTTGCGATGCAAGAAGCGATTGCAGACTCTGGTTTGTCTGATGAGCAGGTCTCTAATTTCCGCAGTGGGCTGGTTGTCGGTTCCGGTGGTGGTTCACCCCGCAATCAGGTTGCCGGCTCCGATGCGATGCGTACCCCGCGCGGCCTGAAAGGCGTTGGCCCTTATATGGTGACGAAAGCGATGGCATCCGGTGTCTCCGCTTGTCTGGCAACACCATTTAAAATCAAAGGCGTTAACTACTCCATCAGTTCAGCTTGTGCCACATCCGCACACTGTATTGGCCATGCATTGGAGCTGATCCAACTGGGCAAACAGGACGTGGTTTTTGCGGGTGGCGGTGAAGAACTGTGCTGGGAAATGTCCTGTGAGTTTGACGCGATGGGCGCATTGTCGACCAAATACAATGACACACCGACTAAAGCTTCCCGCACATACGACAAAGACCGCGATGGTTTCGTGATTGCAGGTGGTGGTGGTATGGTCGTGGTTGAAGAGCTGGAACACGCTCTGGCCCGTGGTGCACATATTTATGCTGAGATTGTGGGCTATGGTGCCACTTCTGACGGTGCTGATATGGTTGCTCCATCAGGTGAAGGCGCTGTTCGCTGCATGCAGATGGCGATGCAAGGTGTGGATACACCTATTGACTACATGAATGTCCACGGCACTTCGACACCGGTCGGTGATGTGAAAGAGCTGGGTGCCATCCGTGAAGTCTTTGGCGATAACACTCCTGCTATCTCCTCAACCAAAGCGATGACCGGTCACTCTCTGGGTGCGGCGGGTGTACATGAAGCGATCTTCAGCCTGTTGATGGTTGAGCACGGCTTTATCGCACCAAGTATCAATATTGATAATCTGGATGAGCAAGCGGCGGGAATGAACATTGTCACTGAGCCGACTCAACGCGAACTGACCACTGTGATGTCTAACAGCTTCGGTTTTGGTGGAACTAACGCCACCTTAGTTATGCGTAAATACCAGAAATAA
- a CDS encoding aspartate/glutamate racemase family protein, translated as MKILGLIGGMSWESTIPYYRMINQQVKAQLGGLHSAKIILYSVDFHEIEQLQAKGDWQTAAKVLSDAAVSLKLAGAEVVVVCTNTMHKVADDIEAASGLPLLHIADATAAQIKQQGINKIGLLGTRYTMEQDFYRGRLTEKHDIDVITPDSADREIINRIIYEELCLGVINDSSRQEYRRIMGKLEQQGVQGIIFGCTEITLLVNAQDAHVPVFDTTAIHAIAAAEYALKR; from the coding sequence ATGAAAATTTTGGGCCTTATTGGCGGAATGAGTTGGGAATCAACCATTCCTTATTACCGGATGATTAATCAGCAAGTTAAAGCGCAATTAGGCGGATTGCACAGCGCAAAAATTATTCTCTACAGTGTGGATTTTCATGAAATTGAGCAGCTTCAGGCAAAAGGTGACTGGCAGACTGCCGCGAAAGTGCTGTCTGATGCTGCCGTATCATTAAAGCTCGCGGGGGCTGAGGTGGTGGTGGTATGCACTAATACCATGCACAAAGTGGCCGATGATATTGAAGCCGCCAGTGGATTACCGTTATTGCATATTGCCGATGCCACTGCCGCACAAATTAAGCAGCAAGGAATCAATAAAATAGGCCTATTGGGCACCCGCTATACCATGGAGCAAGATTTCTATCGTGGTCGTTTAACTGAAAAACACGATATTGATGTCATTACACCAGACAGTGCCGATCGTGAGATCATTAACCGCATTATTTATGAAGAACTGTGTCTGGGAGTGATTAATGATAGCTCGCGCCAAGAGTATCGCCGAATTATGGGCAAATTAGAGCAACAAGGTGTGCAAGGGATTATCTTTGGCTGCACTGAGATTACCTTGTTGGTGAATGCACAGGATGCCCATGTGCCAGTTTTTGATACCACGGCAATACATGCCATAGCCGCCGCAGAATATGCGCTGAAACGCTAG
- the agp gene encoding bifunctional glucose-1-phosphatase/inositol phosphatase: MIKIKTAATLTLLAILLPASAQVVAQDKNDNYKLEQVLVMSRHGIRAPLVNYGDMLSSATPDKWPQWDTPGGYLTPKGAEIEALFGGYFRLWLADAKLLKATGCPADNTVFTYANSLPRTIGTAQHFLFGAFPGCNVPVAHQKDIGKMDPVFNPIITLDVTPEFKEKALASINQHAGPGGVEGLNQRLQPNYDLLSRVLDYKNSPACLVDKKCDWSTQPTTIVLTQNKEPGITGPLKLGTGASDAFMLQYYEGFPLKEVAWGRIQSSEEWRKLIDIKNLYHETLFGSPAIADNAAEKLVSFISAALDPVGEKTPNELAAQKAKLAVLVGHDSNIASLLAALKTKEYQLPDQYEKTPISGKVVFERWKDIKQNKDMMKIEYIYLSTEQIRHKTPLSLQAPPKRVTLEIEGCPIDAKGFCSMDDFRKAIKHNTQM; encoded by the coding sequence ATGATAAAAATAAAGACGGCAGCGACCCTGACCTTATTAGCGATACTCTTACCTGCTTCTGCTCAGGTCGTGGCACAGGATAAAAACGACAATTATAAACTTGAGCAAGTGCTAGTGATGAGCCGACATGGTATACGTGCGCCGTTGGTGAATTATGGCGATATGCTCTCCAGTGCAACACCGGATAAATGGCCACAATGGGATACCCCCGGAGGTTACCTGACACCGAAAGGGGCAGAGATCGAGGCCCTATTTGGGGGGTATTTCCGCCTATGGTTAGCCGATGCCAAATTACTGAAAGCGACGGGATGCCCAGCGGATAATACGGTATTTACTTATGCCAACAGTTTGCCAAGAACCATTGGCACCGCGCAGCATTTCCTATTTGGTGCCTTCCCTGGGTGTAATGTTCCGGTGGCTCACCAAAAAGATATCGGCAAAATGGACCCAGTATTTAACCCCATCATCACGTTGGATGTGACGCCAGAATTCAAAGAAAAAGCGCTGGCTTCTATTAATCAACATGCGGGACCGGGTGGGGTAGAGGGGTTGAATCAGCGCTTGCAGCCTAATTACGATCTGTTATCCCGCGTGCTGGACTATAAAAATTCACCCGCTTGTCTGGTGGATAAAAAATGTGACTGGAGCACCCAACCGACCACGATTGTCTTAACGCAGAATAAAGAGCCGGGTATTACTGGGCCGCTAAAATTAGGCACCGGCGCATCAGATGCTTTTATGCTGCAATATTACGAAGGTTTTCCGTTGAAAGAGGTGGCTTGGGGGCGAATCCAGTCATCGGAAGAGTGGCGCAAATTAATTGATATTAAAAATCTCTACCATGAGACGTTATTCGGCTCGCCCGCTATCGCGGATAATGCTGCTGAGAAATTGGTGAGTTTTATCAGTGCCGCACTTGATCCTGTTGGTGAAAAAACGCCGAATGAATTAGCCGCGCAAAAAGCTAAATTGGCGGTGCTGGTGGGGCATGACTCCAATATTGCATCATTATTAGCTGCCCTTAAAACCAAAGAGTATCAACTGCCCGACCAATATGAGAAAACGCCCATCAGCGGTAAAGTGGTCTTTGAGCGCTGGAAAGATATTAAACAAAACAAAGATATGATGAAGATTGAATATATCTATCTATCGACTGAGCAAATTCGTCATAAAACACCGCTGAGTCTTCAGGCACCGCCAAAACGTGTGACGTTAGAAATTGAAGGCTGCCCGATTGATGCCAAGGGATTCTGTTCAATGGATGACTTTAGAAAAGCCATCAAGCACAACACGCAGATGTAA
- a CDS encoding SLC13 family permease, translated as MTLFTATPLVIKTVFRPFLKDRLLQFLLLMGIGLTALMPAKITAFPQFIDWTTIVTLLGLMLLTKGVEVSGYFDFIGRKIVNTLHTERHLALFLVSSAAVLSSFLTNDVALFIIVPLILTLKKISSLPISRLIIFSALAVNAGSLLTPIGNPQNILLWSRSELSFIGFTRQMLPLAAAIFVTLLAVTWWRFPARKISKQTSSPIYPYQFRLLLSCLALYVIFIICVDLGLAGYGLLVVFAGLLLLARRVLLAIDWSLIVVFMAMFIDVRLLTELPALQSLFGEIKTLSAAAAYLLGIGLSQVISNVPATILLLNYLPSSALVAYAVNIGGFGFALGSMANLIALRMAGEPAIWLKFHAYSLPFLLWSALVGWGLLVW; from the coding sequence ATGACACTTTTTACTGCTACACCACTCGTTATCAAGACAGTTTTCAGACCTTTTTTGAAAGACCGTCTGCTACAGTTTTTATTACTTATGGGGATCGGATTAACGGCACTAATGCCCGCTAAAATCACCGCCTTCCCGCAGTTTATCGACTGGACCACCATTGTCACGTTATTGGGATTAATGTTACTGACGAAAGGGGTTGAGGTCAGCGGTTATTTCGATTTTATCGGTCGGAAGATTGTTAATACATTACACACCGAGCGGCATTTGGCACTATTTTTGGTGTCATCTGCGGCGGTGTTATCCTCTTTTCTCACCAATGATGTTGCCCTGTTTATCATTGTCCCATTGATCTTGACGTTGAAAAAGATATCGTCTTTGCCGATTTCTCGGCTGATTATTTTTTCTGCGTTGGCGGTGAATGCCGGCTCGCTATTAACGCCGATCGGTAATCCACAAAATATCTTGCTATGGAGTCGTTCCGAGCTCTCATTTATCGGATTTACCCGTCAGATGTTGCCTTTGGCTGCGGCGATTTTCGTGACGTTACTGGCGGTCACTTGGTGGCGCTTCCCGGCCCGTAAAATAAGTAAGCAGACCTCCAGCCCGATATATCCCTACCAATTTCGCTTGTTGCTCAGTTGTCTGGCGCTGTATGTGATTTTTATTATCTGCGTAGATCTGGGCTTAGCCGGATATGGGCTACTGGTTGTTTTTGCTGGCTTATTGCTACTGGCTCGGCGGGTGTTATTGGCAATTGATTGGAGTTTGATTGTGGTCTTTATGGCGATGTTTATTGATGTGCGCCTACTGACTGAATTACCGGCATTACAATCGTTGTTTGGCGAAATTAAGACCCTCTCTGCAGCCGCCGCTTATCTATTAGGTATCGGCCTATCTCAAGTGATCAGTAATGTTCCTGCCACAATTCTCTTGCTGAATTACCTGCCATCCAGTGCGCTGGTGGCTTATGCGGTCAATATTGGTGGCTTTGGTTTTGCCTTGGGGTCGATGGCCAATTTAATTGCGCTTAGAATGGCGGGCGAACCGGCCATTTGGCTGAAATTCCATGCATACTCGCTGCCATTTTTATTATGGAGTGCGCTGGTTGGCTGGGGCTTATTAGTGTGGTGA